The genome window GAGCCGATAACATCCTTGCCTGCAAGAATGTGCGGAATGGAGCCCGCTTGAATAGGAGTCGGCGTAGTGAAGCCGAACTCGTCGATAGATTTAAGAATAGACTCGTCGAGTGCTAGATCGTGAAACGTCATTTGATGTGTTGTCCTGGGTGAAATGCCCGGCCAACTTACGCATCCGGGTCCAATTAAGAAGTCGCGTAGCGTGCGCGTATTTCTTTGAGAATCAAGGAGAAAGCGTAGCAGCGAAATATCCTCAATCTTACTCCGAATCCTACTCCTACTCTTAATGCCTCAAACAAATGCCTCAAAACCAAGGACTGAGTCAGATTAGGATTAAGACACAAAACCAACCGAACCGACTAAAACGGAAACCCAACCGAGAGGTGTAGGGTGCCTTGCGTATCATGCTTTCTCGGATCAGGATTATGCCCATACTCCAAGCGCAGGGGTCCCACCACGGTTTTATAGTTCAGGCCCAATCCCACCGAATAGACATACTCGGTGCCGTCCTCATAGAAGCCGTCTTGCGAATTATAGAGACCGTCATAAAAGACCACGAGCGAGAGATCCGAATAGAGGCGCTGCTCTAGCTCGATATTGGTCAAAAGATAGGCCTGTGCGCCAATCTCGTCGCCATTGCGATCCAGCGGCGCTGCTTTGCCTTCGCGATAGCCACGCACGGTGTCTTCCCCGCCCATAAAGAAGCGCTCCACAAACGGCACATTACTGCTGGCATCGTCTGTCGACAGAATCGCGCCAGTGCGCATCCCTAGGTGCAGAACCAAACTCTCCGTCAAGGGCAAATGGTATGCACCGTCCAGCTCAACCTTATGGAAGCTGACGTTACCGCCAAAGATTTGATTCGCCAGCTTGTAGCTCGCGGACAATTGATACCCGTGGGTCGGATTCAATGCACTGTCCACCCGGTCATAACTCGCGCGCATCATTAGGCTGGCCACAGTGGCCGAGTCTTTTGAATCAAACAGGTCGGGATTATCACGATCCGCATCTTCATCAGTGAATCCATATTCGGCGGTCAATAAAACCCCTGGATGATTGAGATACGTGGTCGCACCGACGCGCACACCTTGAGTCGTATAATCATAAGAGATCTCCTCACGCTCAAGATGCTCAGCGCGGGCATACCCCGTCACATCGGTGCCGAAAACATAGGGCACCGCATACGTCGCATTCGCTTCGGTGGATTTCATACTCTGCTTCACATTCGCATCATAGCGCTGCGCCGTGCCCCACAGGTTACGCTGTTCCCAGTTCGCACCGACCCGTGCCTGCTCGTAGCTTCCCCAACCAAGCAATAGCCGAAGTTCTTTACGCCGGCTCGCTTCCAATGAAAACACCACCTCTCGCTCGGCTCCCTGCTCCGGCTCATACGCCACATCCACTTCATTAAAAACCCCTAAGCCCATCAAGGCGCGGCGTGTCTCACGCACTTCGAGTAAATTCAAAGGCTTGCCTTCCTGCATCTCGACACGTGGCTCCAACACCGTGCGCCGAACATCCTCCCCCCCCTGAAAACGCACCCCAGTATAGGTCACCTTTTCCCCGCGATTGACCTTAAAAGTAATGTCTCGCACCAATCCCCCCTTCGCATTCACGTCTCCAACGCTAACATCCGCCGTCACGCGCGCATCCGGATATCCCGCCGCATAGGCTTCATTACGTAAATCCCGCAGCTGATCTTGCTCCCAATCTTGAGTCAACAGCGCCCCCGCAGCATCCAATTTCCGTGTTTCACCATCCGAGCCATCCACATTCAATAACACAACGCTCACCTGCCCCACTAGGTGCAATTTCCCCTGATCGATAACAACCGAGGCCTGCACTCCACCGGTCACGTCATCAAGCTCGACATTCGAGCTGACCTGCTTCGCATCTCGATACCCCAGATCCTCCAATGCACCTAGCACACGCCCGATACGTCGTTCAAAATTCGCATGTGTAAACACCCGTGCCGACTCACGATAATACAAGGCACCGCCTGCCATGAAGTAACGATCCACCTCGTTTTTAGGCATCGCATCCACCCCTTCGACCGAAATCGATTCGTAATAATAGCCGATACCGGGCAGCAAATTGTAAACTGCATGCTGCGCAGTAAAACCAACTGGAAGCTGAACCGAGTAGTGCATGCCCCAATGCGCAGTCGTCACCACGTCCCCGGAAGTAAAAGAGCCAGCGACGGCAGGCTTCAGATAGCCCTCACGCTTCATCTGCTCCAGAATTAAAAACGCACAATCTTCCAACGCCGAGACATCCAGCTCATCTCCAGGAATCACATCACGCAAGAAGGCCAAACGCCGCATCAAACTACGATCCTTAAAATACCCTAACCCCTTAACCTCGACATCCTTATGCGCATGCAGTGACAACCCTTGCCCGAGGAGCACGATCAACAGCAGCGGATATAGAACGTATTGCCTCATCGCTTAAACACACTCCACATCAAATCGAGATTATAGGCTTCATGAATATCATAGCCGCCATTGATAGACAGGTCATCCGTCAAGCGATATTGCACGCCAAAGGTATTACCACCATCACGGCCACCGGCCTCTCCCACATCGATCGACAGTCGATCCGCGATTCCGGAATCGACCCCACCCGCGCCCACGCCGAGCAAGCCTTTGCCTAAATAGATACCGACCGCACCCACTCCACCGCCGGAACTACTACCAGTGGCCAACAGCTGAACGATTTCACTATTCGGCAATACCGGCGTTGAACTAAAAGTAACACTCGGATCCTGCAACGACTGCTCCACTTCCATAGTGATCACATACGAAGACACCTGGGCAATACCGCTAAAGTTGAGCTGCACTTCATTCGGCCGAGTGCGCTCAATGGTCGCCGAACCATTATCCAGATCCATCTTCACACTCGGAAACAACACATCCCCCTCTGCCACCCGCAGGCTCCCCAGCAACTCAGGCTTAATAAAAGTGCCCCCAAGCGTCAGATTCGCAGACACACGCGCACGACAATACGGACTCCGCACCCGCAAAAACGCATACCCCTTCCCGACCAAGTCAAATGTCCAATCCGCAATCGAAGGCGTCGTGATCGAAAAATAAGGCGGCTGACTACTGCGCCGACCCTTCACACTCGGTGCAAATGGATCAAACTCCACCAACAAAGTGCTCGGCGTAAAATTCAACTCCCCCGATAACTCCGGCACATCCTCGGCATGCAAGCGCTTCGCAGTCAGATCCACATCGCTACGCAAAATTAAATCCGTCGTGCGCACCAGCGGCACATTCGCGCCCTCAACCCTCAACTCCCACAACGGATGCTCAAAATCAGTTCCATCGATCCATCCAGTAAGCGCGACAGGGCTACTACCGATACGGGCGGATGCCTGCGTCACCGTGAGTTTACGATCAACCAGCGTCAGCTCGCCACCCATTCGATCTATAAGCGGAAACACTGAAGTCGGCCGCATCCCGAAATCCTCAAAGCGCAGATTCCCACTCAGATCCAAGCCCGGTTTCAACTCCAAATGACCGTTGACCGCACCACTCTGCCGGAAAACATCGGGGAACAAATGAATCCATTTCTCTAGTCTCCAATCCAAAAAATCCACACGTCCATACGCGTGCTGACCCAAAGGTGCCCAACTCACACCATGATCATTCAACACCTTCAACGCGTCGCCAGCAGTCACTCCGCCGTGGCCTTGCACCTTGCTCTCATTCACTACCAGCTCAAATTGCTGAATCTGCCAGTCATTCTCATCAATGAGCGCCTGCAGCATCAATTCACTGAACACTGGCAACTTTGCCTCGGTAAAATGATCGCCCAAATCAAGCGCATCGACCCGTAAATCCAGCGTCCCGCCGGGATCGCTTAAAGACCCCGTCACATTCAGATCCAGCGTAGCATCACCGACACCAAGGCCGACTTGCCGCGAGAGCCACTCCGTAAACGCAGGGGTCGTCTGCCCCTTGAGCGCGCCCGATAAGTGCCCGCCTTCAACCGCATCCCAAAACCGACCTCCGTTTTTTAGAATTTGCAATCGAAGCGGCAACGCAATCTGCCCCGACAACTGTGGTTCCTGCTCAAATTGCAACGCCAGTTGCTCGAAACGAATACCAGACTGATCAATCTCGCCCTCCAAATCCAAGCGCAGCACCTCCTGCGACTTCACCTCGCACTGCGCATGCACCTTCACGCTCCCCAACACCTGAGGCTCCAACTGAGACAAGCGCAACTCAAACGCATCAATATTAAACTCCGGCAAAGGCTGCTTCAACCAGTGACTAATACGCGCCGCCGTCATCTTGGTGACGGAAAAGACGAAACCGTCCCCCACGCCCCAATCGATCTCGATGGCATGTCCGCCATCCGCTTCCAGATGCACCGGCTCCACCTGCAGGCGATTCAAAATATCCCCCTCCGTCCGATACCGAACCGTCGCAGGCGCTAGCAAGCTAAACTGTGGGAGCGCCGGATCCGACATCACAAACCGCTTGATTTCGACCGAACACACACCATCCCGTCGCTGCGCCTTCAGATCAATCTCGGTCGTCGCCCCATCACATGTGGCAGAACCTTGCGCCTCATACACCCCACCTGGCATCGAACTCAGCTCACCCGCCAGCACAAACGGCTGAAATACAGGATGATTGACCGTCACCGGATCCAACTGCCCCTGTAAATGCGGCTCATCCCAACTCCCCCACACACGTCCCGCACACTTCAATTCGTCCGAAAAATACTTCGCATCCAACTGCGCGTTCAACCAATCCGCTCCCAGCGCCGCCGTATAATTACAATCCAAAGTGCGCGCCTCCCAATCGGCCACGCCTGACAACTCCACGCGCTCTTCCGGCGTATCAGCCAACAGATCCAACACCAGATGATCCAGACGCACCGTTGAGCCTAAAACTCCACCAGAGACGCTCACCCCCGCAAGGCGATAGTGTTCATAGCCCAAATCCTCTCCCGTCAGATCAAAGGTCAAATCCAGCCCCTTCGCCGAATCTGGAACCACCTGCACTTTTCCCTGCAAAACACCCGTCGCTGGAAACTGAGACTGCTTCGATAAATCCAAAGCAGCCGTCAACTCTGCCCGCGCCGTCACCCCCTTCCCCTTTAAATCAATATTCACTGGATTACTTAACACGGCATCCCCCCACTCCGCATGCACCCGTAGTTGCTCAATCTGTAAAGCCTCCAAGTCACCCGACACCGAGACTTCCGCACTCACGGGCATCGCAGCCTCCACCTGCTCCAACGGCACATCCACGCCCAGCTGCAAACTCGCTTGATAACGCCCATCCTCCCACAACGCATTCAAACCAGAGACATTCAACTCATCCGCCTCGAGCGCCTCTATCCCCGCAAACCAATCTGGATCCACGCGAAAGACCTTCGACTCGATACTGACACGCTGCGGCACTAACTGCCCCACGCCCCAAGTTCCACTCGCGCTTATCGCGTCCTTACCATGCGAAATGACGATCAGTGCCTCCAACGCATCCTCCGTCCCGACTAAACGCGACTTCGCATGCAGCCCCAACTTCGCAACCTCCACATCCAGCAACCACTCCGCCTCAGAGCTCAAATCCCCAGTCAATACAATCGTCTGCGGCCAATACGCGGTCTTCACCGAAGCACCCAGCTTCCCTTCATGCACACGCACCTCGCGCGCCACACAAATAGACTTCGCCCCCATAAAAACCTCCGCCTCATCCAGTGTCACTTCAGGCAACCACAGCTCATACAGCGCCAACTGCTGATTCACTTCTCGGTAGATCGCCACCACATCGGGCGCATCCGAATTCGAAGCCACAGTATCAGCCGACTCCAGAATTCGCACCGTCAACCGCCCCGCAGTCAGCGGGAGATCACCCACGCCCGCGCCGAGAGTGCGCTCCCACAAATACACAGACCAAGCCGGCAGCTCCACAGCATCCACCTCCACAGCCACGCTATCCGAGGCATAACCGACCTGAGTCAGTCGTAGACCACCTCCTTCAGTCATGGATACCGAATCGACTTGCACATCGAACCGCGCCAACACTGCCGGCAACACTGCCGGCAACCACCAGCGACTCGTAAACAGCAGCACAGCCAAGCCAAGCAGCCCGATGAGGCTGCCCCGAATCAACAGGCGTCTGTAGCGATTTCCTTTCACAAAGACTCCTAACCTAAATCGAGATTCAAGCATCACAACTCTAGTTTTACATTGAATTTGCACCCGCTAACGCACAGATCGAAACCGATTTGCAGATGCACTACAAAACAAACACAGCAACGTAGCGGACTAGCGCATGCCACTTCGACCGCACACCCCGAGCCAATGCAGATCAACATAAGCCTCCGAAAGCTTGCACTCACCTTAAAATAACCATTAACTGCCTCGCATGAAATCGTCCTATCGAGGCCGCATCGCACCCACACCCACCGGGCACTTACACCTCGGTCATGCGCGCACCTTTTGGATCGCCATGGAGCGCGCCCGCGAAGCCGGCGGCACACTCATTTATCGAGACGAAGACCTCGACCCCGATCGCTGCAAACCAGAATACGCCGAAGCCGCGATCGAAGACCTACACTGGTTTGGCTGCGAGTGGGACGAAGGCCCTGACGTTGGCGGCTCCGTCGGACCGTATCAGCAAAGCCAACGCATGCCTCTGTTCCTCGACGCATGGGAATACCTGAAAGAAGCCGGCTTCATTTATCCCTGCGATAAGTCCCGCAAAGACGTGACATGGGCCACACAAGCACCACACGGTGACAAAAAAGGCAGCGAAGCCATTTACCCCGAGAATTTACGTCCCCCGATTGGCACAGGAAAAACCGCCACGACCCCTGGCGAAACAAACTGGCGCTTCCGCGTGCCCGACGACCGCAAGATCGAATTCAACGACCTCAGCCTCGGCCCCTGCTCATTCGAGTGCCTACGTGATTTCGGCGATTTCTTAGTGTGGCGCAAAGACGGGCAGCCCGCTTACGAACTAGCCGTCGTCGTCGACGATGCCGCAATGGGCATTACTGAAGTCGTCCGCGGCGAAGACCTCCTCATCTCCACCGCCCGCCAACTGCTCATCTACGAAGCCCTCGGCAAGCCAGCACCCGCATTTTACCACGCCCCTCTACTCTGCGACGCCAACGGACAACGGCTCGCCAAGCGCCACCGCTCCCTAAGCCTACGCGAACTCCGCGAAGCTGGACAAACACCTGAAGCACTCCGCAAGTCCGCCGACTGGTGGTCTGGGTTGGACGACTGACAGACAAAATCCGCTAATTCTGCCGAACGAATGCATTTTCAACTACGAATCCAAGAGCACAGTAAATCACTTCACAGCAGACACTCCGATTCGCGCAGATCCGCGAGATTCGTAGTTAACAGCAGAGCCACAGTGCCGAACACGTGTATTTTCAACTACGAATAACACGAATCTTCACGAATCCAAGAGCACAGTAAATCACTCAACAACAGTCCCCAGATTCGCGCAGATCCGCGAGATTCGTAGTTAACAGCAGAGCCACAGTGCCGAACACGTGTATTTTCTACTACGAATAACACGAATCTTCACGAATCCAAAAGCACAGCAAATCACTCCACAACAGACCCCAAGATTCGCGGAGATCCGTGAGATTCGTAGTTAACTGCAGAGCAACAGCGTTGAATACTACGCTACCTGTTTAATTTGGATTTCAGACTTTTCGCGTTTCAGTCTTTCAGACTCTCAATTTTTCAGCTTTCATAAGTGCCATGCCTACCGAACAACTCGAAGAGATCAATGCACTGAAAGATAAAATCATTCTCTACCTAGTGGAGAACGGCACCTCCATCGCCGTTCAGATACTCGTCGCCGCTCTGATAATCGCGATCGGGTTTTGGTTAGCTAAAAAAATCGCGGGGCTCATCATTAAAGTCTGCGACAAACGCAATATCGACGTCACACTCGCGCGCTTCTTTGCCGGATTCAGCAAATTGATCATCATCGCATTCGCAGTGATCATCTCGCTCAGTCAGATCGGATTCGAGATCACCCCCTTTGTTGCACTCCTTGGTGCCAGTGCCTTCGGCCTCAGTCTCGCGGTTCAAGGCCCCGTATCCAATTACGGTGCTGGTATCGTGCTCATCATTACTCGTCCCTTTGTTGTCGGTGACACCCTCACCATCAACGGCCTCACTGGCATCGTCGATTGCGTGAACCTCGGCAACACACAGCTCATCAACGAAGACGAAGAGCGCACCACCATCCCGAATCGCTGTGTGCTCGGCGAGATCTTCACCAACTCTTACAATTACAGCATTGTCGAAGCCGTCGTCGGTATCGACTACGCTGCGGATCCAGAAGCTGCCATCCAATGCATCACCAAGGCGGTGCAATCCGTCAAAGGCATCTCGCCCGACCGTGCGCCCGACGTCGGCATCGAAGACTTCGGCGACTCCTCCATCAATATCGGCTACCGCGTCTGGGTGCCCACCAACAGCTACCACCGCACCCGCTATACCGTGAACATGGCCGTATTCAAAGCGCTACAAAAGGCAAACATCACCATCCCGTTCCCACAACGCGATGTGCATCTTATTCAGCCTAAGGCTGAATAAGAAATGAATGATAGCTAATGACTGATGGCTAAAATTAAATCCTCGGATCATCACCGATTAGCCATCACTCATTAACCATCACCCATTAGCTATTAGCTATTAGCCATCAATAATCCATGTCAGCCAGTTCCGCATTTAAAATCATCGCCGTCGACGGCGGCGCCGCCACAGGAAAGTCCTCCACCTCCCGTGCGATCGCCGAGCGTCTCAACCTCATGCACGTCGATACCGGCGCGCACTACCGCACGCTCACTTACGCACTACTCGACGCCGGTGCCAATTCCGAGTCCCCCGAAGCAATTCCTGCCCTGCTGGAGTCACTCAAACTCGACACCACCATCAAAGGGCGCAGCGCACTGCTCAGTATTAATGGCCACGTGCCAGCTGATGCCGAGATTCGTTCCCCCGAGGTGAATGGCAACGTCTCTAAATTCGCCGCGATCGAATCTGTCCGTGAATTTCTGTTCAACTATCAGCGTAGCCAGGCCGACGTCGCCCGCGAGCACCCCGAGTTCTCCGGTCTCATCATGGAAGGCCGCGACATTGGATCCATCATTTTCCCCAACGCCGAGTTCCGCTTCTTTCTGTTTGCCGACGAAGCCACCCGCGCCGCCCGCCGCGCCAAAGATGGCCAGACCGACTCCATCGCCGAGCGTGACAAGCGCGACAGCCAGCGTAAGACCGCGCCACTCGTCTGCCCCGAAGGAGCCACACGTGTCGACACCGGCCCGCTACCACTCGAAGGCGTCGTCGATCACATTTGCGGCATCATCACAGAAAATAGAGTCTGAACCGTTAATAAACGTGAATGGACGTTAATCAGACAAAAGAAATAGTGTTTAAAATCGTTGGCGCTGCGATGACCGTCCACAACGCGATTGGGCACGGCCTACGCGAAAAGACCTACGAACGGGCGCTCGTTGTTGAATTTCAGCACGTGGGCATCAACTACGACCAGCAGCACAGATACCCAGTGCTTTACCGAGACGTAAAGGTCGACGAATACATTCCCGACCTAGAAGTGGAAGATTTCATTGTCGTAGATACAAAGGTCGTCACGAAAATCCATGATGACGACATCGGCCAAATCATCAACTACCTCAAGATCACAGGCAAAAGCACTGGTCTCATCTTAAATTTCAAACATCCGAAATTAGAGTGGCGCAAAGTCACCTACAACCCATCATCGCCGTCATAAATTAACGTTTATTAACGTCCATTAACGGTTTAAAAAACAACATTAGCATTTCAGCGTTTCCTAATTTGCTTTGCCATCTACGGCAGACCTCCGTCAGCTTTTCAAAAAATGTCACAACCACGTCCTAAAATTCCGTTTTTTTATGAATGCGTCCGCGTTACCGCAGACTGGTTTTTCAGCACCTTCTACGACTACTCGACGTCAGGCATGCGCAACGTGCCGCTGACAGGAAGCGCGATCTTCGCGGCCAATCACATCAGCTTCTACGATCCACCCGCAATTGGCGCGCAAGTGTATCGTCCGTTTAATTATTTCGCCCGCGACACGCTCTACAAAGGGCTCTTCGGCAAAGCGCTCCTCAAGCTCGAGACGATTCCCGTCGCCCGCAACAACGCCGACGTCAAATCACTCAAAGCTCTTTTCAAAGCACTCAAGAAGCAAGGCGCCGTTGCCATGTATCCGGAAGGCACCCGCTCGGTAGACGGCAAACTCGCCGAGCCCAAGCCCGGCGCGGGCATGATTGCCTGCAAATCAAGAGCGACAGTCATCCCGACCCGCATCTTCGGCACTTTCGAAGCCTACGGCCGCAACCACAAGTTGCCCACTCTCGGCGGTCCGATCCATATCGCCTACGGCAAGCCAATGACCACCGCCGAAATCGACCCCGGCAAAGACCACCCCGAGCGCTACCTAGAAGCCTCCCGCCGCATCATGGCACGCATTGCCGAACTGCAACCTCCCGTTCAAACTATAGTTTGAGGAGCTCACAGGTCGGCAATGCGAATTTCTAATAGCTGATGGCTAATAGCTAAAAACATGAGTAATTTGAAGGACTTTGAAGACATGAAAGTATGGCAAGATGCTCAAGCTCTTGCTTGTGAAGTGTATCAAGACTTCCGCCACACCAAGGACTTCTCCTTTAAAGATCAAATTACACGCGCGGCGGTTTCGGTCTCAAATAATGTAGCAGAGGGAGCCGAACGAAGCACCGCTACCGAGTTTTCTAGGTTTTTAGATATCGCCAAAGGCTCGACAGGAGAAGTTCGCAGCATGTATAGACTCGCCCAACGCCTAAAACTACTTTCACCTGAGATTGTCGAGCAACGAGCGGAACTCTGCTTGGAAATTTCAAAGCAACTCGCAGGCTTTGCAAAATATCTCCGCAAAAAGTAAGCACTTTCAAACAAATCATTTAGCCATTACCTATTAGCCATGAGCAATTTAAACGATCGCTACGCCCAACGCGGCGTCTCCTCCTCCAAGTCCGAAGTCCACGCAGTCGTGGATAAGCTCGACCGCGGCGTCTTTCCCGGTGCGTTCTGCAAGATCGGTGCCGACATCCTCACTGGCAACCCTGAGAAGTGTAACATCATCCACTCCGACGGCTCTGGCACGAAATCGACCCTCGCTTACTTGCACTACAAGGAAACAGGCGATCCGACAGGCTTCCGCAAGACCGCTCAAGACAGCCTCGTCATGAACATCGACGACCTGCTCTGTGTCGGCGCGATCAACGGCATCCTCATTTCCAGCACCGTCAACCGCAATGCCCGCGCCATCCCAGGCGAAGCACTCGGCCAACTCATCTCCGGCACCGAAGACTTTCTCGCCACCATGCGCGACTACGGCGTCGGCGTCCACAGTGGCGGCGGCGAAACAGCTGACGTCGGCGACCTCACTGGCACCGTCACCGTAGATTCCTGCGCAGTCGTCGTCATGGATCGCAAAGACGTAGTCGATAATGCCAACGTCAAGCCAGGCCTCGCCATCGTCGGCCTCGCATCCGCGGGACAAGCCACTTACGAAACATTTGAAAACTCCGGTATCGGCAGCAATGGCCTGACCAGCGCGCGCCACGACTTGCTCAGTCCCTACTACCTCGAGAAATATCCCGAGACCGTCGATCCAACAACCGACAAGCAATACCTTTACTGCGGTCCTTACAAGATGACCGACATGCTGCCCGACTCCGACATGACTGTTGGTGACGCCATCATGAGCCCGACCCGCACCTACGCACCGATCATCAAGCAGCTCCTCGAAGAAGACCGCGAAAGCATCTACGGCATGGTGCACTGCTCCGGCGGCGGTCAAACCAAGTGCATCCGCTTCGGCACCGGCGTCCACCACATCAAGGACAACTTCCTGCCAATTCCTCCGATCTTCAAAGCGATCCAGAAGGCCAGTGGCACTAGCACCGAAGAGATGTTCCGCGTATACAACATGGGGCACCGTATGGAAATTTTCTGCGATCCAGAAGCCGCAGCTGGCATCATCGCCAAGAGCGAAGCCTTCGGCATTCCCGCGCAAATCATCGGACGCACCGAAGCCACACAAAAAGCCGACGGCCAAAACCACGTCACCATCGTCCACGACGGCGAGACGCTGGAATACGAATTAAACCACTAGGCTCCTCCACTATCCAGTATTAGGCCGCTACCCACTGGCCTCTATCGTCTAGTCTCAGGTCTACCCGCCTTGAACTTGCTCACCTTCATACGCCGACTCGGTCGGCTGCTACTACTCCTCTGCAGTTGCTTGCTCCTCACAGGGCCTCAGCTACTGCTGCAGCTTGGGGCATGGAGTTGGATGGTCGCGAGCTACTCGCAGGAAAGCAGCATCGAGCAAGCCTTTGCCGATACCTTTGGCGGCGAGCGCCCCTGTGAACTCTGTAAGCTGATTACAGCAGTTGATGCCGAGCAGGAGACCACCCCGATCAAAGAGTCAACCGAGGTAAAAAGCCTCAAACTACTCCTCGGCCAAGCTGAGCGCCTCAGCCTCGCTCCCACATATTTTATCGCCGCCAAGCGCGGCAACAGTGATCAATCCGGCCGACTGCGGCACTCAGATGTGCCCATTCCGCCGCCGCGACTCGTTTAGCGAGCAATCGCTACTGCCGCGTATTCAGCTTTGTGTTTTTTAGGGCATCGGAGCAAAAACCTGAGATCGTAGGTGGCTTCCTTTAGGTGGCCACCCGCTTGGAGAAAATGCTACCCATCGCCGTGTCGATCGAGCACCTAAAGGAACTCGACTACCCTTTTCACAAACCATCATACGCGTCGAAAATCAGACACTTCCGCCCCAGAGCGAGCTTGCGGATCTAATTCAATAAGTAGGGGCTTTGCTTGCGAAGACCGCGACCACTCCAAGCTGGATCGCCCCTGAGTAACGCCAGCCCCCTTCGTTAGCTCCGAAAAGCGATCAGCTACTCAGCAATCAGCCGATCAATCACTACCCAACCATCGGCACAGCCGATCATACAATGAACACATTTATACAAACTACACTACTACTCACCACACTCACTGCGGCCACCAGCGCCGCCTACGCCGCGCCAGCATTCAGCTGTTGCGCCACCGATGAGAACCATGTCGGACGTCCCGATGACCACGCACCCATTTCAGTGATGGGCGATCACACGCATGCCAAAGGCGGCTGGATGATGTCCTACCGCTACATGCATATGGATATGGACGGCATGCGCCACGGGAACGATCGCGTTTCCTCTCAAGATGTCTTCGATGCTGGCTACACTGTAACTCCTGAATCGATGTCGATGGACATGCACATGCTCGGGTTCATGTATGCGCCGACTGACAAACTAACACTCATGCTCATGGGCAACTACACAGAGACCGAAATGGATCATAAAATCGTCAATCAAATGGCGGCGAATATGATGAACAACGGCAACCGTAAGTTCACCACAAACACCAGCGGCATCGGCGACGTCAAAGTCGGCGGCCTCTATCGTTTCTATCTCGAAGAAAACCGTAAAGCACACGCAGGCCTCAGCTTGAGCCTACCAACCGGCTCGATCGACAAGAAAG of Lentimonas sp. CC4 contains these proteins:
- a CDS encoding BamA/TamA family outer membrane protein — its product is MRQYVLYPLLLIVLLGQGLSLHAHKDVEVKGLGYFKDRSLMRRLAFLRDVIPGDELDVSALEDCAFLILEQMKREGYLKPAVAGSFTSGDVVTTAHWGMHYSVQLPVGFTAQHAVYNLLPGIGYYYESISVEGVDAMPKNEVDRYFMAGGALYYRESARVFTHANFERRIGRVLGALEDLGYRDAKQVSSNVELDDVTGGVQASVVIDQGKLHLVGQVSVVLLNVDGSDGETRKLDAAGALLTQDWEQDQLRDLRNEAYAAGYPDARVTADVSVGDVNAKGGLVRDITFKVNRGEKVTYTGVRFQGGEDVRRTVLEPRVEMQEGKPLNLLEVRETRRALMGLGVFNEVDVAYEPEQGAEREVVFSLEASRRKELRLLLGWGSYEQARVGANWEQRNLWGTAQRYDANVKQSMKSTEANATYAVPYVFGTDVTGYARAEHLEREEISYDYTTQGVRVGATTYLNHPGVLLTAEYGFTDEDADRDNPDLFDSKDSATVASLMMRASYDRVDSALNPTHGYQLSASYKLANQIFGGNVSFHKVELDGAYHLPLTESLVLHLGMRTGAILSTDDASSNVPFVERFFMGGEDTVRGYREGKAAPLDRNGDEIGAQAYLLTNIELEQRLYSDLSLVVFYDGLYNSQDGFYEDGTEYVYSVGLGLNYKTVVGPLRLEYGHNPDPRKHDTQGTLHLSVGFPF
- a CDS encoding translocation/assembly module TamB domain-containing protein, producing MKGNRYRRLLIRGSLIGLLGLAVLLFTSRWWLPAVLPAVLARFDVQVDSVSMTEGGGLRLTQVGYASDSVAVEVDAVELPAWSVYLWERTLGAGVGDLPLTAGRLTVRILESADTVASNSDAPDVVAIYREVNQQLALYELWLPEVTLDEAEVFMGAKSICVAREVRVHEGKLGASVKTAYWPQTIVLTGDLSSEAEWLLDVEVAKLGLHAKSRLVGTEDALEALIVISHGKDAISASGTWGVGQLVPQRVSIESKVFRVDPDWFAGIEALEADELNVSGLNALWEDGRYQASLQLGVDVPLEQVEAAMPVSAEVSVSGDLEALQIEQLRVHAEWGDAVLSNPVNIDLKGKGVTARAELTAALDLSKQSQFPATGVLQGKVQVVPDSAKGLDLTFDLTGEDLGYEHYRLAGVSVSGGVLGSTVRLDHLVLDLLADTPEERVELSGVADWEARTLDCNYTAALGADWLNAQLDAKYFSDELKCAGRVWGSWDEPHLQGQLDPVTVNHPVFQPFVLAGELSSMPGGVYEAQGSATCDGATTEIDLKAQRRDGVCSVEIKRFVMSDPALPQFSLLAPATVRYRTEGDILNRLQVEPVHLEADGGHAIEIDWGVGDGFVFSVTKMTAARISHWLKQPLPEFNIDAFELRLSQLEPQVLGSVKVHAQCEVKSQEVLRLDLEGEIDQSGIRFEQLALQFEQEPQLSGQIALPLRLQILKNGGRFWDAVEGGHLSGALKGQTTPAFTEWLSRQVGLGVGDATLDLNVTGSLSDPGGTLDLRVDALDLGDHFTEAKLPVFSELMLQALIDENDWQIQQFELVVNESKVQGHGGVTAGDALKVLNDHGVSWAPLGQHAYGRVDFLDWRLEKWIHLFPDVFRQSGAVNGHLELKPGLDLSGNLRFEDFGMRPTSVFPLIDRMGGELTLVDRKLTVTQASARIGSSPVALTGWIDGTDFEHPLWELRVEGANVPLVRTTDLILRSDVDLTAKRLHAEDVPELSGELNFTPSTLLVEFDPFAPSVKGRRSSQPPYFSITTPSIADWTFDLVGKGYAFLRVRSPYCRARVSANLTLGGTFIKPELLGSLRVAEGDVLFPSVKMDLDNGSATIERTRPNEVQLNFSGIAQVSSYVITMEVEQSLQDPSVTFSSTPVLPNSEIVQLLATGSSSGGGVGAVGIYLGKGLLGVGAGGVDSGIADRLSIDVGEAGGRDGGNTFGVQYRLTDDLSINGGYDIHEAYNLDLMWSVFKR
- the gluQRS gene encoding tRNA glutamyl-Q(34) synthetase GluQRS, whose amino-acid sequence is MKSSYRGRIAPTPTGHLHLGHARTFWIAMERAREAGGTLIYRDEDLDPDRCKPEYAEAAIEDLHWFGCEWDEGPDVGGSVGPYQQSQRMPLFLDAWEYLKEAGFIYPCDKSRKDVTWATQAPHGDKKGSEAIYPENLRPPIGTGKTATTPGETNWRFRVPDDRKIEFNDLSLGPCSFECLRDFGDFLVWRKDGQPAYELAVVVDDAAMGITEVVRGEDLLISTARQLLIYEALGKPAPAFYHAPLLCDANGQRLAKRHRSLSLRELREAGQTPEALRKSADWWSGLDD